One window from the genome of Pandoraea fibrosis encodes:
- a CDS encoding PadR family transcriptional regulator — protein sequence MPLAHALMTSLLEKSSSGYDLARRFDKSIGFFWHATHQQIYRELARMEASGWIDSMAAPDGGRTRKRVYRVLDAGRDELLAWAATPTAPSDLRDDLMVRLRADAAIGPLGLQPELRRRAALHAQKLAAYRAIEARDFPSGETLTREASLQRHILLLGVRYEQGWLDWTRDALTLLERWDGAALDEDASA from the coding sequence ATGCCGCTCGCTCACGCCCTCATGACCTCGCTGCTGGAGAAATCCTCCTCGGGGTACGATCTCGCCCGCCGATTCGACAAGTCGATCGGCTTCTTCTGGCACGCCACACATCAACAGATCTATCGCGAATTGGCACGCATGGAGGCGTCTGGCTGGATCGACTCGATGGCCGCGCCCGACGGGGGACGCACCCGCAAGCGGGTGTATCGCGTGCTCGACGCCGGCCGGGACGAGTTACTTGCCTGGGCCGCCACCCCGACAGCCCCATCCGATCTTCGCGATGACCTCATGGTCCGGCTGCGCGCCGACGCCGCCATCGGCCCGCTCGGGCTACAGCCCGAGTTGCGACGCCGGGCGGCGCTGCACGCGCAAAAGCTCGCGGCCTATCGCGCCATCGAGGCCCGCGATTTTCCGTCAGGCGAAACCCTCACGCGGGAGGCGTCGCTGCAACGGCACATCCTTCTGCTGGGCGTGCGCTATGAACAGGGGTGGCTGGACTGGACGCGCGATGCCCTGACCCTGCTGGAACGCTGGGATGGCGCGGCTCTCGACGAGGATGCATCGGCCTGA
- a CDS encoding Lnb N-terminal periplasmic domain-containing protein produces MVQLQSHAGDALAGPHIAWYVYGLRSFLALVVLGACAWGGMALAYRCPGPAVVRYPVVALWVVLGVAAIVALLRVRAGVPLRGWPLGFLVATILLLSWWHTLKPSNDRNWAADVAQLLAPEQDGSRITLHNVRNFEWRTETDFTPRWETREYDLDKLVSADLVLSYWMGPAIAHTLVSFGFSDGKRVVFSIEIRKKQGQKFSAVGGFFKDFEATLVAADERDILRVRSNVRGETVYLYRLNIPPKALREVFLGYLERARELRREPAWYNTLTSNCTTIVFELARIIAPGLPLDYRLLLSGYFAEYAYDQGGLTPGFTYAQLHERGNIVARALAAGDAPDFSTLIRQGVPGDDPKVRP; encoded by the coding sequence ATGGTGCAACTGCAATCTCACGCCGGCGACGCGCTCGCCGGCCCTCACATCGCGTGGTACGTCTATGGACTGCGCTCGTTTCTTGCGCTCGTCGTGCTCGGCGCTTGCGCGTGGGGGGGCATGGCCCTCGCCTACCGCTGCCCTGGCCCAGCGGTTGTCCGGTATCCCGTTGTCGCCCTGTGGGTCGTACTCGGCGTTGCGGCGATCGTCGCCTTGCTGCGCGTGCGAGCAGGGGTGCCGCTCAGGGGCTGGCCGCTTGGCTTTCTGGTCGCGACGATCCTGCTGCTCAGCTGGTGGCACACGCTTAAGCCTTCCAACGACCGCAACTGGGCTGCCGACGTCGCGCAACTGCTCGCCCCTGAGCAGGACGGTTCGCGCATCACCCTGCACAACGTGCGCAACTTCGAATGGCGCACCGAGACCGACTTCACGCCGCGCTGGGAAACGCGCGAGTACGACCTTGACAAACTCGTAAGCGCCGATCTCGTGCTCTCGTACTGGATGGGCCCTGCCATTGCCCACACGCTGGTGTCGTTCGGTTTTTCGGACGGCAAGCGTGTCGTGTTCTCCATCGAGATTCGCAAGAAGCAAGGGCAGAAGTTCTCGGCGGTCGGCGGCTTTTTCAAGGACTTCGAAGCCACGCTGGTCGCCGCCGACGAGCGTGACATTCTGCGCGTGCGCAGCAATGTGCGCGGCGAAACGGTCTATCTGTATCGGCTCAACATTCCGCCCAAGGCGCTACGCGAAGTCTTCCTCGGCTACCTCGAACGGGCACGCGAACTGCGCCGCGAACCCGCCTGGTACAACACGCTCACCAGCAATTGCACGACCATCGTGTTCGAACTGGCACGCATCATCGCGCCGGGCCTGCCGCTCGACTACCGCCTGCTGCTGTCGGGCTACTTTGCCGAATACGCCTACGATCAGGGGGGGCTCACGCCAGGCTTCACCTACGCGCAACTGCATGAGCGCGGCAACATCGTCGCACGTGCGCTGGCGGCAGGCGACGCCCCCGACTTCTCGACGCTGATACGCCAAGGCGTGCCCGGTGACGACCCCAAGGTGAGGCCATGA
- a CDS encoding GGDEF domain-containing protein: protein MKHKLLSAISLNGRLRLQNLAVVSVVVILCTSLLTWAWGSYRRADDASVALDALRATLLAMEKASAERGPANAVLGADLPLPNDAVMALRDAREATNARLQELLSALSVNACDQCAGGLRAVERARLDLAAASANVDLLVQRPRDMRSDAAVRDAVDRMVRVIADFSPVASSRIDVISRGAPAALHYIILARLAADLREFAGQLGSNFTAPLTTGRTLTEADQRTMERTLGRIDQLREMIASRMIMPPELGPETLKALNAQYFAAGLHYVATVRTLASQPRPTSVTTAEFARNYVPTMRAITDFRDTMLRLAAHQVDERRTSALRLLIFIALTEVALVLLIFFALRNFRRSVVQPFEEATRFVDALAQGELNAPLPGEGLPMRRAQVRAVFDALHVLKQNAIELVQLRRERTRLVGELEICADTDPLTRLMNWRAFERQARVLCAMPSPGRVALIKFDIDNFSQINATWGHAAGDEVLRRVGTVCLNTCQPGDVVARLGADAFVILARVLDASRARQFAELLRGRIEATDLTLSQGTVLPLTASFGIAIGDAVTFDANDKTTGEPPDVSALLSQAERQLNAARQARRHVIE from the coding sequence ATGAAGCACAAGTTACTCTCGGCCATTTCGCTCAACGGCCGTCTGCGGTTGCAGAACCTCGCCGTCGTCTCCGTCGTTGTCATCCTTTGCACCAGTCTGCTGACCTGGGCCTGGGGAAGTTATCGGCGCGCCGATGACGCGTCTGTGGCGCTCGATGCGCTGCGTGCCACCTTGCTGGCGATGGAGAAGGCGTCTGCCGAACGCGGCCCGGCCAATGCGGTGCTGGGCGCCGATCTTCCCCTGCCGAACGATGCCGTCATGGCGTTACGCGATGCGCGCGAGGCGACCAACGCACGTCTCCAGGAATTGCTTTCCGCGCTCTCAGTCAACGCATGCGATCAATGTGCGGGCGGTTTGCGTGCCGTCGAACGTGCGCGTCTCGATCTGGCTGCCGCGAGTGCCAACGTCGATCTGCTGGTGCAACGCCCGCGCGACATGCGCAGCGACGCGGCCGTGCGCGACGCCGTGGACCGGATGGTCCGTGTGATCGCCGATTTCAGTCCCGTGGCATCGTCGCGTATCGATGTGATTTCGCGAGGTGCACCCGCCGCGCTGCACTACATCATTCTGGCGCGTCTGGCAGCCGATTTACGGGAGTTCGCGGGCCAACTGGGGTCGAACTTCACCGCCCCGCTGACGACCGGCAGGACCCTCACGGAAGCGGACCAGCGCACCATGGAACGCACGCTCGGCCGCATCGACCAACTGCGCGAGATGATCGCCTCGCGCATGATCATGCCGCCGGAGCTTGGCCCTGAAACGCTCAAGGCGCTCAACGCACAGTACTTCGCCGCCGGACTGCACTACGTGGCGACCGTGCGCACGCTGGCAAGCCAACCTCGGCCGACCTCGGTGACGACCGCCGAATTCGCGCGCAACTATGTGCCGACGATGAGGGCGATCACGGACTTTCGCGACACCATGCTGCGGCTGGCAGCACATCAGGTCGACGAGCGCCGCACGAGTGCGCTCAGGTTGCTGATCTTCATCGCATTGACCGAGGTCGCGCTAGTGCTACTGATCTTCTTCGCATTACGCAATTTCCGTCGCAGCGTGGTGCAGCCATTCGAGGAGGCAACGCGCTTCGTCGATGCGCTCGCTCAAGGCGAGCTCAACGCACCGTTGCCCGGCGAAGGATTGCCGATGCGGCGTGCGCAGGTGCGTGCCGTGTTCGATGCGTTGCACGTGCTCAAGCAGAATGCCATCGAGTTGGTGCAATTGCGACGCGAGCGCACGCGTCTGGTCGGCGAGCTGGAGATATGCGCCGACACCGACCCGTTGACACGTCTGATGAACTGGCGGGCATTCGAGCGACAGGCGCGCGTGCTGTGCGCGATGCCCTCGCCGGGACGGGTGGCGCTGATCAAGTTCGACATCGACAACTTTTCCCAGATCAATGCGACGTGGGGGCATGCGGCGGGCGACGAGGTGCTGCGTCGCGTCGGGACTGTTTGCCTGAATACCTGCCAGCCCGGCGACGTGGTGGCGCGACTGGGCGCAGACGCATTCGTGATCCTCGCCCGGGTGCTCGACGCCTCGCGCGCGCGGCAATTCGCGGAACTGCTGCGCGGGCGCATCGAAGCCACGGACTTGACCTTGTCGCAGGGCACCGTATTGCCACTCACGGCGAGCTTCGGTATTGCGATCGGTGATGCCGTGACATTCGACGCGAATGACAAGACGACCGGCGAGCCGCCCGACGTGTCGGCACTCCTGAGTCAGGCGGAACGCCAACTCAACGCCGCGCGGCAGGCGCGGCGTCACGTCATCGAGTAA
- a CDS encoding sterol desaturase family protein — protein sequence MIQEALNVVDSAISAVQTLIYVDVVQPLLFHFNLMGYDDDIYDALYWVLIGVLQIGVTYALLRPLEALRPVEQWQDRRQVRADVIYTWIAKLGILNLLFFVVLQPVFNELQSQMVIHGLPSVDLDGLYPGVTDQPLVSFLMYLIVLDFAGYWYHRWQHRFGVWWELHAVHHSQQQMSLWSDDRNHFLDDIVQAGFFAAIALFIGVQPAQYVVLVAVGNFLQSVQHVNARLPFGPVLERLIVSPIFHRRHHAIGYGHEGTRYGCNFGVLFPWWDMLFRTASWERTVEPTGIRDQLPAPQGRSRRYGMGVLAQQVRAFGRIVRRLAPRRRAI from the coding sequence ATGATTCAGGAAGCCCTCAACGTCGTCGACAGCGCAATCTCCGCCGTACAAACGCTCATCTACGTTGATGTGGTGCAGCCGCTGCTGTTTCACTTCAACCTGATGGGCTACGACGATGACATCTATGACGCGCTGTACTGGGTGCTCATCGGTGTGTTGCAGATTGGCGTGACGTACGCACTGCTGCGTCCGCTCGAGGCGCTGCGCCCGGTCGAACAGTGGCAGGACCGCCGTCAGGTGCGCGCCGACGTGATCTACACGTGGATCGCCAAGCTCGGCATTCTGAATCTGCTGTTCTTTGTGGTGTTGCAACCGGTCTTCAACGAATTGCAGAGCCAGATGGTGATTCACGGCTTGCCGAGCGTCGATCTCGATGGCCTGTATCCGGGCGTGACGGATCAGCCGCTGGTGTCGTTCCTGATGTATCTGATCGTGCTTGACTTCGCCGGTTACTGGTATCACCGCTGGCAGCATCGCTTCGGCGTGTGGTGGGAGCTTCACGCGGTGCATCACAGCCAGCAGCAGATGTCGCTGTGGTCGGATGACCGCAACCACTTCCTCGACGACATCGTGCAGGCTGGGTTCTTCGCCGCGATTGCGCTCTTCATCGGCGTGCAGCCGGCGCAGTACGTCGTGCTCGTGGCCGTGGGTAACTTCCTGCAAAGCGTGCAGCATGTCAACGCCCGCCTGCCTTTCGGCCCGGTGCTCGAGCGTCTGATCGTCAGTCCGATCTTCCATCGCCGCCATCACGCGATCGGCTACGGCCACGAAGGCACGCGCTACGGGTGCAACTTCGGCGTGCTGTTCCCGTGGTGGGACATGCTGTTCCGCACGGCGTCATGGGAACGTACCGTGGAGCCGACCGGCATTCGCGACCAACTCCCTGCCCCGCAGGGCCGGTCGCGCCGATACGGTATGGGCGTGCTCGCCCAGCAGGTGCGTGCATTCGGGCGCATCGTCCGTCGCCTCGCCCCACGCCGTCGGGCGATTTGA
- a CDS encoding lipase family alpha/beta hydrolase, with amino-acid sequence MTRTTVAPSMPTHWQRQCRKATRLGAMLWLAALSGCAMVEVRSLGPEQYIAMKRGDILSTGKLSTSTDDVIRVAGLDGTICAKPSLDCIDALGRAKEIDVDRRLAAMAEMSMQLAIAQTPTGEKQWNDAQFDLWLRSARYAYAYLFYGDRPSSERAFEDRQTQVRDYYNFAVQTFSVALFRRVQQTGKDQIAGWTLPVDASSVRFADERIQPREVLPASTLSFAGLRSPYRRDGFGAELVAVLDEKSAADALSSVGRTPAPRGDASTGPDNDNVYSSPDEQHSGAHNHRESRASRDFRRATDPNAGPVYSEMPSPSLTLLLRFDGTTLDEVLTTHVATLVVYDPYRQASVELNRQTVPLAGNFTAGYGLWLARSGFAEQSLRTLFGRDRGIVRPHIYLMQPFDPGRRVILMLHGLASSPEAWVNLANEIQGDATLREHFQVWQVYYPTNSPILVNAMAIRNAFDATLKHFDPDGLSAASHDAVVIGHSMGGVIARLMVSSAHDELWSAFQTDYHLDDDQIDRARDRLDPLFQFKPVPQFERAIFIAAPHRGTPFARNRLGRWVSNLIKLPVTLLSGIDDVLHFATGSEDSPSEGKTRYVPNSVDQLRDTDPYVVAAAGLKISPSVQYHSIIARRDPKGPLETSSDGVVPYMSAHLAGAASERVIVSGHSVQETPQAILEIRRILHEDVDELDPIKHPGRPGPFQAIDPPPLAIPAKPGTPANPTAGRPTSR; translated from the coding sequence ATGACGCGCACGACGGTCGCCCCGTCCATGCCAACCCACTGGCAACGCCAATGCCGGAAAGCCACCAGGCTCGGCGCGATGCTTTGGTTAGCGGCCCTGTCGGGTTGCGCCATGGTCGAAGTTCGCTCGCTCGGCCCGGAGCAGTACATCGCCATGAAGCGCGGCGACATTCTGTCCACGGGCAAGCTCAGCACATCGACCGACGATGTGATTCGCGTCGCGGGGCTCGACGGAACGATTTGCGCCAAGCCGTCGCTCGACTGTATCGATGCGCTGGGCCGCGCCAAGGAAATCGACGTCGACCGGCGTCTGGCCGCCATGGCCGAGATGTCGATGCAGCTTGCCATTGCCCAGACGCCAACGGGCGAAAAGCAATGGAACGACGCTCAGTTCGACCTCTGGCTGCGCTCCGCGCGCTATGCGTATGCCTATCTTTTCTACGGCGACCGGCCATCGAGCGAACGCGCCTTTGAAGACCGTCAGACGCAGGTACGGGACTACTACAACTTTGCCGTGCAGACGTTCTCCGTCGCGCTCTTTCGTCGCGTGCAGCAAACGGGCAAGGACCAGATCGCCGGGTGGACGTTGCCGGTCGACGCCAGCAGCGTGCGCTTCGCCGACGAGCGCATCCAGCCACGCGAGGTGTTGCCTGCATCCACCCTCTCGTTTGCGGGCTTGCGCAGCCCATACCGTCGCGACGGTTTCGGTGCGGAACTGGTCGCGGTGCTCGATGAAAAATCGGCCGCCGACGCCCTGTCGTCGGTCGGCCGTACCCCGGCACCGCGTGGCGACGCGTCGACCGGGCCCGATAACGACAACGTCTATTCGTCGCCCGACGAACAGCACAGCGGCGCGCACAACCATCGCGAGAGCCGTGCGTCGCGCGACTTTCGCCGCGCCACCGATCCCAATGCAGGGCCGGTATATAGCGAAATGCCGTCGCCATCGCTCACGCTGCTGCTTCGCTTCGACGGCACCACACTCGACGAAGTCCTGACCACGCATGTCGCCACGCTCGTCGTCTATGACCCGTACCGTCAGGCGTCGGTCGAGTTGAATCGTCAGACGGTGCCGCTGGCAGGCAACTTCACCGCCGGGTATGGCCTGTGGCTCGCGCGTTCGGGCTTTGCCGAGCAATCGTTACGCACGTTGTTTGGCCGCGACCGGGGGATCGTGCGTCCGCATATCTACCTGATGCAGCCCTTCGATCCGGGGCGCCGCGTCATTTTGATGCTGCACGGATTGGCGAGCAGTCCGGAAGCGTGGGTGAATCTCGCCAACGAAATTCAGGGCGACGCCACGCTGCGCGAACACTTTCAGGTCTGGCAGGTGTATTACCCGACGAATTCGCCGATTCTCGTGAATGCCATGGCGATCCGCAATGCGTTCGACGCGACCCTGAAGCACTTCGATCCGGACGGACTGTCTGCGGCGTCGCACGACGCCGTGGTCATCGGTCACAGCATGGGGGGCGTGATTGCCCGGCTGATGGTATCGAGTGCGCACGACGAGTTGTGGTCCGCCTTCCAGACCGACTACCACCTCGATGACGATCAGATCGACCGGGCGCGCGACCGACTCGATCCGTTGTTCCAGTTCAAGCCAGTGCCGCAATTCGAGCGCGCCATTTTCATCGCCGCACCGCACCGCGGCACGCCCTTTGCGCGCAATCGCCTGGGACGCTGGGTTTCCAACCTCATCAAGCTCCCCGTCACGCTGCTCTCGGGGATCGACGACGTGCTGCACTTCGCGACCGGCTCCGAAGACTCACCGTCCGAAGGCAAGACACGCTACGTGCCGAACAGCGTCGATCAGTTACGGGATACCGATCCCTATGTGGTGGCGGCCGCCGGGCTGAAGATCTCGCCGTCGGTGCAATATCACTCGATCATTGCGCGACGCGACCCCAAGGGGCCGCTGGAGACATCGAGCGACGGCGTGGTGCCCTACATGAGCGCCCATCTGGCCGGCGCGGCGTCGGAGCGCGTGATTGTCTCGGGCCATAGCGTGCAGGAAACCCCGCAGGCGATTCTCGAAATCCGCCGCATCCTGCATGAGGATGTCGACGAACTCGATCCGATCAAGCATCCGGGCCGTCCGGGACCGTTTCAGGCTATCGATCCCCCGCCCCTCGCCATTCCGGCGAAGCCCGGGACGCCAGCGAATCCCACGGCCGGTCGCCCCACGTCGCGTTGA
- a CDS encoding NADPH-dependent 2,4-dienoyl-CoA reductase, which translates to MSGYPHLMQPLDLGFTTLRNRVLMGSMHVGLEEARNGFARMAEFYAERARGGVALMVTGGIAPNDAGRPYAGGAKLSTEEEADKHRVVTQAVHAAGGKIAMQILHFGRYAYHPDLVAPSALQAPITPAKPRELTSDEVEATIGDFVNCAALAQRAGYDGVEIMGSEGYLINEFIAARTNHRTDAWGGSYENRMRFPVEIVRRVRERVGREFIIIYRLSMLDLVEGGSTFDEVAQLARAIEAAGATLINTGIGWHEARIPTIATSVPRAAFAWVTGKLKGHVGIPLITTNRINMPDVAERILANGEADMVSMARPLLADPDFVNKAAAGRADAINTCIGCNQACLDHTFSGKITSCLVNPRACHETELRIEAAGRVRRVAVVGAGPAGLAAATVAARRGHTVTLIEADTEIGGQFNMAKRIPGKEEFFETLRYFRHELEATGVDVQLNQRATVASLVEGGYDDVVLATGVIPRTPAIDGIDHPKVLSYIDVLRGGASVGKTVAVIGAGGIGFDVAEFLTQAGESATLVPEKFYAEWGIDPAYAHAGGLRAPVPETSPRKVYLMQRKTSKVGDGLGKTTGWIHRTSLKHRGVEMIPGVTYRRIDDDGLHVTIDDQPHVLPVDNIVLCTGQEPLRELADGLQAAGVRVHVIGGADVAAELDAKRAIKQGTELAIDL; encoded by the coding sequence ATGAGCGGCTATCCCCACCTGATGCAGCCCCTGGATCTGGGCTTTACGACGTTGCGCAACCGCGTGCTGATGGGTTCAATGCACGTTGGGCTTGAAGAGGCGCGCAATGGCTTCGCCCGCATGGCGGAGTTTTATGCGGAACGGGCGCGCGGTGGTGTGGCGCTGATGGTGACGGGGGGCATCGCGCCGAACGATGCCGGCCGGCCTTATGCCGGCGGGGCTAAGCTCAGCACCGAGGAAGAGGCGGATAAGCATCGGGTCGTGACGCAGGCCGTGCATGCGGCGGGCGGCAAGATCGCCATGCAGATCCTGCATTTCGGACGCTACGCCTACCATCCCGATCTCGTCGCCCCCAGTGCGTTGCAGGCCCCCATCACGCCGGCCAAGCCACGCGAACTGACCAGTGACGAGGTCGAGGCGACCATCGGCGACTTCGTGAACTGCGCCGCGCTGGCGCAGCGGGCCGGTTATGACGGCGTCGAGATCATGGGTTCCGAGGGCTACCTGATCAACGAATTCATCGCCGCCCGGACCAACCATCGCACCGACGCATGGGGAGGCAGCTACGAGAACCGCATGCGTTTTCCGGTGGAGATCGTACGGCGTGTGCGCGAGCGCGTGGGGCGCGAGTTCATCATCATCTATCGGCTGTCAATGCTCGATCTGGTCGAAGGCGGCTCCACGTTCGACGAAGTGGCCCAACTGGCCCGCGCGATCGAGGCGGCGGGCGCAACCCTCATCAATACCGGCATCGGCTGGCACGAAGCACGCATTCCCACGATTGCCACCAGCGTGCCGCGCGCCGCATTCGCCTGGGTCACCGGCAAACTCAAAGGGCATGTCGGCATTCCGCTCATCACGACGAATCGCATCAATATGCCGGACGTCGCCGAACGCATTCTCGCCAACGGCGAAGCCGACATGGTGTCGATGGCCCGCCCGCTCCTGGCCGACCCCGATTTCGTGAACAAGGCGGCTGCCGGGCGTGCCGACGCCATCAACACCTGTATCGGCTGCAATCAGGCGTGTCTCGATCACACGTTCAGCGGCAAGATCACGTCCTGCCTGGTCAACCCTCGCGCGTGTCACGAGACGGAATTGCGCATCGAAGCGGCAGGACGCGTGCGTCGCGTGGCGGTCGTCGGTGCAGGTCCGGCGGGTCTGGCGGCGGCGACTGTGGCGGCACGCCGTGGACACACCGTCACCCTCATCGAGGCGGATACCGAGATCGGCGGCCAGTTCAACATGGCCAAGCGCATTCCGGGCAAGGAAGAGTTTTTTGAGACCCTGCGGTACTTCCGTCATGAACTCGAAGCCACCGGCGTCGATGTGCAACTGAATCAGCGTGCCACGGTGGCGTCGCTGGTCGAAGGCGGCTACGACGATGTCGTGCTGGCCACCGGCGTGATCCCGCGCACACCGGCCATCGACGGCATCGATCATCCCAAGGTCCTCAGCTACATCGATGTGCTGCGCGGCGGAGCGTCGGTGGGCAAGACCGTGGCCGTGATCGGCGCGGGCGGGATCGGCTTCGATGTGGCCGAATTCCTGACGCAGGCGGGCGAGAGCGCCACGCTCGTTCCCGAGAAGTTTTATGCGGAGTGGGGCATCGATCCGGCATATGCGCACGCGGGTGGTCTGCGCGCGCCTGTGCCCGAGACATCGCCGCGCAAGGTATACCTGATGCAGCGCAAGACCTCCAAGGTCGGCGACGGGCTGGGCAAGACCACCGGCTGGATTCACCGGACTTCGCTCAAGCATCGCGGCGTGGAAATGATTCCCGGCGTGACGTATCGCCGGATCGACGACGACGGCCTGCACGTCACCATCGACGATCAGCCGCACGTGCTGCCGGTCGATAACATCGTCTTGTGTACCGGACAGGAACCGTTGCGGGAACTGGCCGACGGGTTGCAGGCCGCGGGCGTGCGTGTGCATGTGATCGGCGGAGCCGATGTCGCGGCCGAACTCGACGCCAAGCGCGCGATCAAGCAGGGCACGGAACTGGCGATCGACCTGTGA
- a CDS encoding YVTN family beta-propeller repeat protein, protein MVFSSKLSQLSRLTGRVRTLATLSALVATVLPFSSAHAGTVIVLDSGAAQLSLIDQATHKVVGTMPTGKEPHHLMITPDKRSLIVANSVSNSLMFLDPNTGKLQRQVADIDDPYQLGFSPDRKWFVTAALRLDRVDLYRYDGENVVVAKRIPLAKTPSHMTFSSDSKTVFVTLQDSGELAAIDLATQTIKWRMPVGKTPAGLWMTPGDKYLLVGMTGEDDVAVVDWRAQKVIKRIQTGRGAHNFRSLSDGRHIAVSNRVESTISILDYESLTKVADITGLMPGPDDMELSADKRYLWVTFRFARHVGVIDLTTRQLVDRIAVNRSPHGIFFADRAPVLSPNPD, encoded by the coding sequence ATGGTGTTTTCTTCCAAGCTCTCTCAGCTTTCCCGGCTGACCGGCCGTGTTCGCACCCTCGCAACACTGTCCGCCCTGGTCGCCACCGTCCTCCCGTTTTCCTCCGCCCACGCGGGTACGGTCATCGTGCTCGACTCCGGTGCCGCCCAGCTTTCGCTCATCGATCAGGCCACCCATAAGGTCGTTGGGACGATGCCGACGGGCAAAGAGCCGCATCACCTGATGATTACGCCCGACAAGCGTTCGCTGATTGTGGCGAATTCGGTGTCGAACAGCCTGATGTTCCTCGACCCGAACACCGGCAAGCTGCAACGCCAGGTCGCCGACATCGACGACCCCTACCAGCTCGGCTTCTCGCCCGACCGCAAATGGTTCGTGACGGCAGCGCTGCGTCTGGACCGGGTCGACCTCTATCGCTACGACGGTGAGAACGTTGTCGTCGCCAAACGTATTCCGCTGGCCAAAACGCCCAGCCACATGACGTTCTCGTCCGATAGCAAGACGGTATTCGTCACGTTGCAGGATTCGGGTGAACTGGCGGCCATCGACCTCGCTACGCAAACGATCAAATGGCGCATGCCGGTGGGCAAGACCCCCGCCGGCCTGTGGATGACGCCGGGCGACAAGTATCTGCTGGTTGGCATGACCGGCGAAGACGACGTCGCCGTGGTCGACTGGCGTGCACAGAAGGTGATCAAACGTATCCAGACGGGTCGCGGCGCACACAACTTCCGTTCGCTCTCCGACGGCCGTCATATCGCCGTGAGCAATCGTGTCGAGAGCACGATCAGCATCCTGGACTACGAGTCGCTCACCAAGGTCGCCGACATCACCGGCCTCATGCCGGGGCCCGATGACATGGAATTGTCCGCGGACAAGCGCTATCTTTGGGTGACGTTCCGGTTTGCACGCCACGTGGGCGTGATCGACCTGACGACGCGTCAACTGGTCGACCGCATTGCTGTCAACCGGTCGCCGCACGGCATCTTCTTCGCCGACCGAGCCCCAGTACTTTCGCCGAATCCGGACTGA